The DNA window GTGCTGCAGCCAATCTTGCTATAGGTACTCTAAAAGGTGAGCAGGATACGTAGTTTAATCCTACATCGTGACAGAATGCAACGGATGATGGATCTCCACCGTGTTCACCGCAAATACCTAATTTTATATCCGGCCTTGTGGATTTTCCAAGATCAACGGACATTTTAACCAGCTTACCTACACCGGTTTGATCAAGCTTTGCAAATGGGTCTGATTCAAATATCTTCTTTTCATAGTAGTGATCTAAGAATTTTCCGGCATCATCTCTTGAGAAGCCGAAGGTCATCTGGGTTAGGTCGTTTGTTCCGAAGGAGAAGAACTCAGCCTCTTTTGCGATTTCATCAGCCGTCAATGCAGCTCTTGGAACTTCTATCATTGTGCCTACCATGTATTTAAGGTCAATACCTGATGCTTTGATTATTTCATCGGCAGTTTTAACAACGATATCCTTTACATATTTTAATTCTTTGATTTCGCCTACCAAAGGTATCATTATTTCAGGAACCAGATCAATTCCGCTGTTTTTCTTTACATGAATTGCAGCCTCAATAATTGCTCTGGTCTGCATTTCTGCGATTTCTGGATAAGATACCGTAAGGCGGCAACCTCTGTGACCCATCATCGGATTGAATTCATGGAGACCGTCAATGGTGGCTTTCAGTTCTTCAAAGGTTATGCCCATTTCCTTTGATAGTTCCCTTATATCGTTTTCTTCCTGGGGAAGGAATTCATGGAGAGGCGGATCTAGAAATCTTATGGTTACCGGCCTTTCTCCCATGGCTTCATATATTCCTATGAAGTCTTCCCTCTGCATTGGAAGCAGTTTATCCAAAGCTTTTCTTCTCTGCTCTTCTGTTTTTGAAACTATCATTTCCCTCACCGCAGGTATTCTGTCTTCTGCAAAAAACATATGCTCAGTTCTGCAAAGGCCTATACCTTCTGCTCCGAATTCCACGGCAACAGCTGCATCATGAGGAGTATCTGCATTTGTTCTTACCTTTAGAGCTCTTATTTCATCAGCCCAAGCCATAAAGGTTGCAAAATATCCTGTTATTTCCGGTTTTACAGTTTTTATGGCGTATCCATAAACATTGCCTGTTGAGCCGTCAAGGGATATATATTCCCCTTCCTTGAATGTTTTACCGTCAGCTGTCATGGTTTTTTCTTCTTCATTTATGGTAACGTCACCGCAGCCGGCTACGCAGCATTTTCCCATGCCCCTTGCAACAACTGCCGCATGGGAAGTCATACCGCCCCTTGCCGTCAATATACCTTCTGCTGCTACCATACCTTCTATATCCTCAGGTGATGTTTCCATTCTCACCAAAATGACCTTTTCGCCTGCCTCATGATGCGCCTTTGCTTCATCGGCTGTAAAGTAAATTCTACCTGCCGCTGCTCCCGGGGACGCGGGCAGTCCTTTAGCAATTGGCTTTGAAGCTTTAATCTCTGAAGCATCGAATGCAGGGTGCAAAAGCTGGTCTAACTGTTTTGGATCAACTTTCAATATAGCTTCCTTTTTGTCTATCAAGCCCTCTTCAACAAGGTTAACGGCGATTTTCAATGCAGCGGGCGCTGTCCTTTTACCGTTTCTTGTCTGAAGGAAATACAATTTTCCCTGTTCAACTGTGAACTCCATGTCCTGCATGTCTTTATAATGGTTTTCAAGAATATTTGCAATTCTCATGAATTCATTGTAAGCTTGGGGCAAGTCTTCCTTCATCTTGTCTATAGGCTGGGGAGTCCTTATGCCGGCGACAACGTCCTCTCCCTGGGCGTTGACTAAATATTCACCGAATATCATCTTATCTCCCGTTGCAGGGTTTCTTGTAAAGGCAACACCGGTACCCGAGGTATCACCCATGTTTCCAAATACCATCTGCTGTACATTTACTGCCGTACCCCAATCACCGGGTATGTCATTAAGCCTCCTGTATACTATTGCCCTTGGATTATCC is part of the Oxobacter pfennigii genome and encodes:
- the ppdK gene encoding pyruvate, phosphate dikinase, whose translation is MASTKYVYLFSEGNAKMKNLLGGKGANLAEMTIIGLPVPQGFTVTTEACTRYYEDGKVIGQDILTQIDEHLARLEKITNKKFGDVKNPLLVSVRSGARASMPGMMDTILNLGLNDNTVEGLSSLTQNERFAYDSYRRFIQMFSDVVMEVDKQKFEHILEAVKEENGAKYDTDLSAQNLKEVVKRYKELYKKEMGSDFPQEPKEQLIEAVKAVFRSWDNPRAIVYRRLNDIPGDWGTAVNVQQMVFGNMGDTSGTGVAFTRNPATGDKMIFGEYLVNAQGEDVVAGIRTPQPIDKMKEDLPQAYNEFMRIANILENHYKDMQDMEFTVEQGKLYFLQTRNGKRTAPAALKIAVNLVEEGLIDKKEAILKVDPKQLDQLLHPAFDASEIKASKPIAKGLPASPGAAAGRIYFTADEAKAHHEAGEKVILVRMETSPEDIEGMVAAEGILTARGGMTSHAAVVARGMGKCCVAGCGDVTINEEEKTMTADGKTFKEGEYISLDGSTGNVYGYAIKTVKPEITGYFATFMAWADEIRALKVRTNADTPHDAAVAVEFGAEGIGLCRTEHMFFAEDRIPAVREMIVSKTEEQRRKALDKLLPMQREDFIGIYEAMGERPVTIRFLDPPLHEFLPQEENDIRELSKEMGITFEELKATIDGLHEFNPMMGHRGCRLTVSYPEIAEMQTRAIIEAAIHVKKNSGIDLVPEIMIPLVGEIKELKYVKDIVVKTADEIIKASGIDLKYMVGTMIEVPRAALTADEIAKEAEFFSFGTNDLTQMTFGFSRDDAGKFLDHYYEKKIFESDPFAKLDQTGVGKLVKMSVDLGKSTRPDIKLGICGEHGGDPSSVAFCHDVGLNYVSCSPFRVPIARLAAAQAQVNNPRTTK